TTCTGATTCTCCCAGACCCTCTGCTTTTACTGGGCCAAGGGCCAACTTTGCACCCCCACATGGGGCATGGACCCCCAGTGGGAGAGGACAGAGAGCTCCCCCACCAGCAGCAGGAAAGGAAAGCCACACTTAGCTTCTTCCCAGAAATCTCAAGTGGCAGGAAACTCCTGCGCAGCCTCAGCTTGGCCAGGAAGTGCTGCTGGAGGTGGAGAGGGTTGAGCCCGGGGCCAAGGTGGAGTCTAGCTGCTCTTGCTCACCCTCCCGCAACCCCGTAAAGTGCTCTGTGCTGCAAGGGGTGTAGAAGAGCCAGCTCTGGACAGGGTTTGGCCCTCTGACTCGTTACCACATGCAGGAGACTCCACTGGAAAGGCTCCGGTAACACCTCACTTATACGTGGTCCTCAACATCTCCAGCCAGACCCCAGTGAGAGGGTTAAAGATCTCAGCCTCACACCGTTAAACTCATTTAGGTCAGAAGCATGCACTTGTTAACTCTTTTTTCGCACACAATTCAAACAAGTTCCATTAGCTGACTTCTTGGCAGATTTTAAAACGATGTCATAGAGGCATCTGAACcacagggggcagggggagacccTGAGAACTACAGGATGCAAAAATTAAACACTGTCTGGGGTCAACACCTCTCCTTGTTCCTGCAGAGAGCCCCAAGGACATCAGAGTCCTGGAGCCCTGCCTGTAGGTCTGGTTGCTCAGGGTAGCACGTGAGAGGGCCAGGAGGGAGAAAGATTTCCACCCAAATGATGGGCCCACTGAGGGGTGAGGGTCATTTATCTGGGCAGTTCCCTTATCCAGGACAGCTTGCTCTCTGCAGAGCCTGATAAGCGGAGCATTACTGTTCCGAACCATCCTCCTCTGGGGTTGGTTTTGTCCCTTGAGGAACACAAGcactttgtatttgttttgttgaaATCTGCCTTCTCTGCCCCCAGCAGAAGTGAGGGCTTCCAGGAGCCTAGGGCCCTTTCTCCAATGACTGCTCCATCCACTCACTAGGTGTCCCTGCACCAGCTCTGGGACAGGCCCTGGTGTGAATCCACTGGGATCCCCGACCTTAGGAAGGGCAGACTCCTGGGACCCTTTGAGCTGCATCTTAAAAAGTCTCAGTGTGGTAAGGCAGGGTGAGCCCTCCGGGAGGGAGGAGTAACCATGGCAGGTGGGGAAAGGGTGGTAGGACAATGGGAGGGacggtgggaggggaggaggtgaaACTGATACCTGGCAGGAGCCTTAATTTTGGATTGTGGGATGAAGGCTCTGTTAGATGCTTTGGTCAGTTCCAGAACATGGTGGGTCTCAGCCCAGTGGTGGTGCCAGGGACCGAGCAAGCACTGCAAGTAAGTTTCATTAATTCCCTGCAGCAGTGTGACGTAGGCATTGCTAACGTAGTCATTTGAGATGAAATCATTTGTCCTCCGTCTCACTGGAgataagtggtagagctgggatctgaacagGGCTGCATCCAGGTTCCCAACTGTCCGGTTTCCCTGGGACAGACAAGTAGATCACTATGGCTGCCTCTCACCAACTCCCCCCACCCTACCATATCAATCTATCCCAACTCCCTGGAGCTCCATCTCTATCAGGTGTCTCCAGACCTAGGACACATGGcagcagggcaggaagaggaTGGTTAGAGGCCAAGGACCCACTGCAACCATGGACCAGCATCTCAGTGGGCATTCCTGGGACTGTGGGCCTTGGTTCCATTCACCCTTTACCCACAGCCTCCTTTTCTGGTAGGCGCCTGGGGTTGGGAGGGGTGGCAGGTGGAGAGCAGTACCGAAGGAGACTGCACTGTATGAGAGACCACATACTGCCATGTGCCCATGAACTCACAGTAGGGAGGGGTGCCGATGGGTTGGGATCACATGGAATTGAGTTTGAGCTGCaggtggtgaggggaggaggggcatgcAGGTTTCTGACTGGCTGAAGCCTGGAATATTCAGATTATGTGAGCATGAGTATGTGTGTTTAATGGTGTGTGTACACAGGAAGCTGTTTCTGGGTATGTTGGGCCAGTTCCCAGCTATGCATGTGGCTGGCTGGGTCTGGCCGGTCCCATGGCACTGGGCATGTATCTGCATTGCCTGAGAGGAGGGTGAGCGTGTTCGGACAGAACCAGTGCTCTCCGCCTGCCACATTCCTGGGCTGGCCAGGCCCTCCccttggtgggggcagggcaagCAGGCAGGCCTGTTTTGGGACAGGTGTCTCCAGTTCCTGGAACTGCTTCCTTGTCTGTAGCTTTCCTCGTACctcccagctgggcacctgggaGAGGGGACGAGGTCATGGGTCCCATCAGGCCAGCCACAAGGAGCTGGCCTGCCGGATGGAAAGCAGCGGCGTGGGTCTCGCGAGCCCATCTTGTGTGCAAGTTGCTCACACCAGGCCCTAAGTGCAAAGTCAGTGAGcctgcccttcccttcctcccaggccTCCTGTCCAGCTGGATTTCCTCCCCAgcatggaggtggggagagcaCCCACGTGGCAGGAGCTGGGGCCTTAGGCACCTCAGGAAAAAGGGGGCACGTAGGAAGGAGCATTTTCTCTCTGAGCCTTTCTCTGCTGTGCCTGACGTTCCACCAGCAGTCACTTGCCACCATCCCCACCAAGTCGCCTTGAGCACATGAAACCACAGGGCACTGGAAACCAGGCCTGGGGGAGGTATGGAAGCTGGTGCTGCTCTCCCTTGGAGGTAGTGCCCAGACCCGTGTTTCTcactgggggaaactgaggcccacaaaAGGGGAGTGACCTGGCTCAAGAACACCCAGTAAGTCTGGGGCCGGGCCTGGCACCGTGCTCCCTCTGGCATCCCATGGCCCTCTCTGAGCGGGGAGCAAGGGAAAAGGACGGCCAGGTCCTGGCCTCGCCCACCAGGCTGCTTCTCCGCCTGCAGGTGATTGAGGAGTTCTACAACCAGACGTGGATCCACCGCTATGGGGAGCGCATCTCGCCCTCCACGCTGACCACGCTCTGGTCCCTCTCTGTGGCCATCTTCTCCGTGGGGGGCATGATTGGCTCCTTCTCTGTGGGCCTTTTTGTGAACCGATTTGGCCGGTGAGCAGAAGGGGTCCTGGGCAGGagtgggaggtggtggtggggtccTTCCCTGGCTGTTTTAGGGTATGTACTCATGACTCAGCCCCTGGGTCTGACCTGTCTGACCTGTGATGCCCATCCCCTACCCAGGCGGAATTCCATGCTGATGATGAACCTGCTGGCCTTCGTGTCCGCTGTGCTCATGGGCTTCTCAAAACTGGGCAAGTCCTTTGAGATGCTGATCCTGGGTCGCTTTATCATCGGTGTGTACTGTGGCCTGACCACCGGCTTTGTGCCCATGTACGTGGGGGAGGTGTCCCCCACGGCCCTTCGAGGGGCCCTGGGCACCCTGCACCAGCTGGGCATCGTCGTCGGCATCCTTATTGCCCAGGTAAGCCAGGACGGTCCTGCTCTCCCAGCACAGCCCCCAACCATAGCTTCAGTGCATCTCGGGTGTGCGTCCAGATTCTACCTCTCACCCGGCCTTCCAGCCCTGCAGAGGACAGCCTCCTAGGACATACTCTAGGTACAGATATATGCATCCCCCTCTCTCCAAAGGCTTTCCCTGCCCCATCCCTAAATCGTCCTTTGGCAGAGTAGCAGCCCCCATGCCAGTGGCCCAGCCGTCTGTCCTCGCCCTCATGCCCTGAGGCAGTTCCTACTTCCCCCTTGTCACACGAGGAAACAGGTTTAGAGAAGTTCAGCCTCACATTAGTGGCCGGCTCAGAACAGGAGCCTTTTCTCTGAAGCAGCAGCTGAAACAAAGCAGGCGAAAGTCCCTGGGCAGAGTGGGCTGGGAGTGGGCCCCAGGCTCAGGTGGTGCTCTGCCCGGCCTCCCTAGGTGTTCGGCCTGGACTCCATCATGGGCAATGAGGAGCTGTGGCCCCTGCTGCTGAGCGTCATCTTCATCCCAGCCCTGCTGCAGTGTGTCCTGCTCCCCTTCTGCCCCGAGAGCCCCCGCTTCCTGCTCATCAACCGCAACGAGGAGAACCGGGCCAAGAGCGGTACGGCGGGctccgcccctccccgccccccggcccCTGCTGCCTTCCCGCTCTGAGACTACCCCACCTTCCCTCCGGCCCCCTCAGTGCTGAAGAAGCTGCGCGGGACCGCGGACGTGACCCGCGACCTGCAGGAGATGAAGGAGGAGAGCCGGCAGATGATGCGGGAGAAGAAGGTCACCATCCTGGAGCTGTTCCGCTCGCCCGCCTACCGCCAGCCCATCCTCATTGCCGTGGTGCTGCAGCTGTCCCAGCAGCTGTCCGGCATCAACGCTGTGAGTGCCCCTCACCCACCCTTTCCTGTGCCCCCCGCCAAACCCTGCAGTCAAGTGCGTGCTGTGAACAGATCCCACACTTAAACAACGAACGAGCCCCTGCCAGAGGAGCAGCTCCCGTTTAGAACCAAAACCTGGTAGGGGGCGGTACAGTGTCCCCTTCGTTTCCATTCACTGTGCATCCTACACCTGCCAGGACAGAGGCGGGGAAGGGCCACAGCACCCGGCTGAGCCCCCATGACTTCTGTGTCCCCTAGGTTTTCTATTACTCCACAAGCATCTTCGAGAAGGCGGGGGTCCAGCAGCCTGTGTATGCCACCATCGGTTCAGGCATTGTCAACACAGCCTTCACTGTCGTGTCGGTGAGTCTGCATCATTACCCACTGCCTGTCACAGCCTGGGTCTAGCTCCCGGCCTTAGGGGAgcccggggttggggggggggttgcttCAGGACCTCATGGCCACATGGCCTAATGACTGAAGAACAGCCTTTACTGCGAGCCAGGCGTGCATCATGTGTTCCATAAGTGCTATCTCGTTTCATCTTCAGCAACTTGTCAAGTTCATTACTCATATCAAACAGCTGATGACATTTATGCTCAGAGAAGTGCAATGGCTGGCCCAAGGCCACAGCCAGAATGTTTAGCTGTCTGGCTCTCCAGGCAGCCCTCACCCCTGTACTGCGGTCAGGCCCTAGGGTCAGCATGTTCCCCCTTGTTCCTATGTAGTCCCCAAGCCGAGCCCCAGGCAGGAGGCGGTCTCGTCTTCCCTTGTGTGTCTTCAGTGCCATGTGGCCTTCCCCGCACTTGGGGCCACCCTCCTGGAAGAAGGAGTGTGTTCCGAGGGGCACCAGGTGGGGGTGGCACTGACACTCTCTCTGCCCACAGCTGTTTGTGGTGGAACGAGCCGGCCGGCGGACCCTGCACCTCATAGGCCTGGCTGGCATGGCCGGCTGTGCGGTGCTTATGACCATCGCGCTGGCACTGCTGGTGAGTTGCTGCGCCCTGGGGGCAAGGTGGCAGGGTGGGAGGAAGCTCACATGGGCCTCGGGCCTCAGATCCCACAGTGCCTGTCTCAGCAGCACCTGGAGGCCAGGTGGGGGCTGCTCTCTCCCTGGTtctgcccacccccccacccccaggcctgacCTTCTGTCTCCTTAAGCTGCCTCTTTCCATCCCACTCATTTCCTGTCTTGAGCTGGCTCCTACCTGCTTGGTGTTTTCTCACCACAGCACCTCCAGCCCCAGACTGCAAGGGCCCTCTCCCCAGGAGTTGCTTTGCCCAATACTAAATTTTTCAGTCTTCCCCTCAGGCTTAATTCATCTTTAGAACAGCCCTAGAAAATAatgccctcctccccacagaGGGGCGGAAACACACTTTATGTCACTAAGTCCTCAGGACTCGCAGGTGTGGCTCAGTCAGTCTCCCACGTATCTCACGTGAGAAGACCTAGTCCCAGCGAAATTAGTAATGCCACAGATAAAGGGCGAAGCCAGGAATCAACCTCAGGTCTCCTGGCCCCGAGCCTGTGAATGTAACCTCTGTGATAACCCTGTCCCAGGCACTTCACATACAAACACTCACTGGTCCAACGTCTGGGCAAGGAATGCACCAGTACACTCATTTCGCAGCTGAACCAAGGCTTAGAAAGTGCCGTGATGGCAGAGAGATCTGGCATGCTGTAGGCGATAAGCAGCAATCTGGGATCTGGAACAAAGCCCATATAACTTTTCTACTGTAGCCTCCTCGAGAATGATTATATATAGAACCACATGCCTATAGCCTGCTCTGTGCTGGCCCTGAGCTGGGCACCTTACAAGTCTTCTAACCAccaccccccactccctgccccagcccagggacCTCTTCTTAGCACCTCCCACGTGCATACAACATGACCATTCCCAGGGGGTGGGCCCAAGCTCACAGCCACCATGTTTTGTTCAGATAATGCAACCAAAACCCAGCCCAGGGTACCTAAGTCACATGGCAAATCCAGGATCAGCCCCAGGCCTCTTGCCTTCCAGTCCAGAGCTCTTagccctgccctgggctgccTCTGCAGTTCATTTCCTCAGAGGATCTGTCACAGCTCAGTCtaactttccttctctctcttgtcCTCACAGGAACAGCTGCCCTGGATGTCCTACCTGAGCATCGTGGCCATCTTTGGCTTTGTGGCCTTTTTTGAAGTAGGCCCTGGCCCCATCCCATGGTTCATTGTGGCTGAACTCTTCAGCCAGGGCCCCCGCCCAGCTGCCATTGCCGTCGCTGGCTTCTCCAACTGGACCTCAAATTTCATTGTGGGCATGTGCTTCCAGTATGTGGAGGTAAGAATCCCCAGAGTCCCCCGTACTCAGCGTTTCTCTCCTGTGTGCAGGGCCTCGCCCAGAGTGCTGTGCAAAATTCACTTCCTGCCGTTGTCACTGGAATCATGCtggggaggaaactgaagctcaggtcATACAGTTAAGCACCCTGACCTCAACTCCAGGGTTCTTTCCTAGCTTTGAATTGTCGCCTGTTCTGCTCTGCCGTGGGAACCTGCTCCTATTACATGCCACGTGCAGGCAGAGTCTCATTTAACCTTCCCAGTACTCACCCAGCTGGGTTGTAAGTGGGTGTTCCCTTTTTCAGATCAATGGCCCTGAGGTAAAGTGATTTATCCAAGGTCCTACAGCCAGGATGAGGGTCAGTCTCCAACCGAGTGTTTCCGTGTGTCTTTCAGCAACTGTGTGGTCCCTATGTCTTCATCATCTTCACCGTGCTCCTGGTTCTCTTCTTCATCTTCACCTACTTCAAAGTTCCTGAGACAAAAGGCCGGACCTTTGATGAGATTGCTTCTGGCTTCCGGCAGGGGGGAGCGAGCCAAAGTGACAAGACACCTGAGGAGCTGTTTCACCCCCTGGGGGCTGATTCCCAAGTGTGAGGTGCCCCACACCACCAGCCTAGCCTGCTCCCAGCAACCCCAGGATCTCTCGGAGCATAGGCAGCTGGATGAGACTTCCAAAGTGACAGATCTTAGCGGAGCTGGACCTGAGGCTCCCTCCTTCAGCCAGTAATGAAGTCCAAAAGAACATTCAGGACTTTCATGGCTCCAGGATTTTAACAAAAGCAAGACTTGCTCAGATCTATTCAGACAAGCAAcaggttttataatttttttttattactgattttgttattatttttttatcagcCAGAGTCTCCTTTACCCACATCCCAGGCTTCACCCTGAATGGCTCAGTGCCTGAGGGGGGGGACCAAGCCCTGCCTAGACACTTGCCTTCTTCGCCAAGCTAATCTGTAGGGCTGGACCTATGACCAAGGACACACACTAATCGAACTGCGAACTATGAGTCTTCTATCCCAAGAGGTGGCTGTGACCACTCCCTTCTGTGGGCCTGGGTCTCCCCACCTAGGGCGCCGGGCTCCATTAGGATTCGGCCATTCCCATCTCTTCCTACCCAACTGCTCAAATTAATCTTCCCTTGCCTGAAACCAGTTGGGAGCACTGgagtgcagggaggagaggggaagggccAGACTGGGCTGCCAGGTTCTAGTCTCCTTCACACTGAGGGACAGACGATCGCCATGAGAGAGCCGTGGGAGGCTGAGAACTCACTATTCACGAAGACATGGACACTCCTGCCCTGCTGTGTATAGATggaagatatttatatatattttttggttgtCAATATTAAATACAGACACTAAGTTATAGTATATCTGGACAAACCAACTTGTAAATACACCACCGTACTCCCTCTGTAACTTACCTAAGCAGATATAAATGGCTGGTTTTTAGAAACATGGTTTTGAAATGCTTGTAGGTTGAGATTTGGTTGGGAATGGGAGAGAAGCAACTACTAGAGTGGCTTCAGACTTTTTGGCTCCAAGATCCAGTCACTTCCAGGCACCTTTGATCATCGCCTTCTATTGCTTAAAAATCTGCTTGATCTCCATTACCTGgagaaaatctaaaaatcttGGCATTCGAGGCATTCCCATTTTCCTTTATATATGGTAGCTGGTATTCAAAACATGATAGTCATGTGCTGACCTTGATGCTCAGGCCTTGATACGCATTATCTTGagtatgaggtaggtactatctcTGCGTTTAACAGGCTCCAGAAGTTATGTGCCTGGCGTCTCACAACAAATATGCTGAAACTCCTGCTTTCAACAATTTTACTACACAATCCTTACTCCACACTTCACTCCTCCCCCCTACTCCAAAGCAAAATGAACCAGTGAGCTGTCAAGCTGCCTCCTCCCATCTATTTCATTAGGAATGCCCCCTCTAATCCAGTTGATACGTTACTGCACACTCAAAAGATTTCTAACGCTCTTCTCCCATCCCTAAATTCCAGGAGCACTTCATTGGTTCCTTTCCTGTGACACTATACTCCCTTCCACCTTTATCACAAGTTCCTGTTTCTCCCACCAGTCTCAGTTTTATGGGAAAAAGCCAATTTGGTTCGTCTGGGTCTTCAGTACTAagtacagtgcttggcacagagcaggcactcgGAAAATAGTTGATGAAATAAAAGCACCAAGGATATCTGTCCCTAGAGGCTCAGCTGACAACACCTGGGGAGAATTTGCCTCCCGTGGAAGCCTTTGTTACCGCACACAGGCAAAACTGTAAAATTTGCTTGGCATGAAGAGAGGTTGTAAGGAGAGTGAGAAGGGAAAACGAGTACTTGGTAATTTAAGTGTCTACGAGTATTATCATTAGGTATAAAGAACTTGAGTAGTCACCTCCATCTCACAGATAAGGAGTGAGGTTCAGGGAAGGTTGTTACTTGCCTGAGCCCAGGGGCAGGGTGGTGAATGGGTGAAGGGCTGGGGCCAGGTGCCACGGAGGAGGCCTTATCACGTGAACCCAGAAAGCTGCTGTCGAAAGCAGTTGGCTCTTTAAGTTTTACAGGGCACCACCCCCGGAGGGGCAGTGCAAAGAGTAGTTAGGGGCCCAGGCTGCCAGGTGTGCACTCCAGGCTCTTAAAGTCCAGTGTGGCGCTCTGGCGGCTGTTCCCAACCACCTGGAAGGAAACGGAAAGGGTGGGATTGGGCGGAAGGGGCAGGGTAGAGGCCGGAGCTTAAGGATGCAAAGCAGATGGCGCCCGAGACCCCGAAGAGGGGCAGAGCCCGGCAGCCCCCCGGCCCAGGGCTCTAGACCCTGGTCTGAAAAGGCCTAAGAACTGACCCCGGAGTTCCCGTCCCGTGCAGGGTTTGCACCAACGTGCGGGGCGTCAACCTTTCCCGAACTGCGAGGTGCGCGCAGGCGCCGGGAGTCCCCGCCCgccccagcctcagcccacaATGCCCACAATGCTCCGGGAGGCACCTCTTCCGGTCCCCTGATGTCTTTTCTCTGGGGAGCGCAGCCAACCGCAGAAGATTTGGGGCCGAGTCGACTGTCCATCCTCCCCAGACTCTTAACAGCAGTGCTCTAGGGCCCCCGCTGTCGCCCGCACACTAGGTTAGCTTTTTGTCACCTctcgggaggggcggggctgtgTGATTATCTCCACCAGTCGGAACTGCAGTATTGGCTGGTGAGGGGCGGGCCTCAGGCCCCCACCAATCACAGCCTGGCAGCTCTGGGCGGCGGTCCAGGAGCCTCTCAGGGACACTGTGGACATCTGTCTTCTTGGGGGTGCGTTTGCTCCAGGAGCCAGCAGGCGACAGTTTAGCGCCGGCCTCCTGGGGAATGTAGCTCACGCATAAAGTGACGTCTACGGTGCTGACGAAAAGGGGTAAATACAGAACGGGGCTACTCTCAGACACCCTTATTTACCAGTGCTTAGCTCACTGTGAGTTTTGTGAGATCCTTTATCTGGTATCTTGGGCTCAAAAGTCTCCTCTCCCTGGAAACCTGTATCAGGTTCCCCCACTGGACCCCACAGCTTCCTTTATTTCCTCCACCCAAGCCCTCTCCACACTGTACAGGAGTTGACTCTCCTTCCAccagactggggggggggggggacaactAAGTCATTCCTTTGTCCCCAGTTCCCACCACAGGCTGATCAggattgttgaatgaatgaattagaatTAGACTCAAAGAAGGTCCATGACTGAGTTCTTCCAGTGAGTGTTTAAGGGAGAGTTTAAGGGAGAGTTCTTCCAGTGAGTTTCTTAGGGAGAAAATCTAACAATTCAGAATGTGTTCTTAATAACAGAGTAAGAATATTCATTCTCTTCTGTTAATGCCCCCTTTCTcattctataatttttatttcttatgtctCCTACAAATCTGAACCCTTCTGTCCATTGCAATTGCTGGCACTTATTCAGACCACTCATCTCTCCCCAGATCACTGCAGCGCCTCCTCACTGTTCTCTGCTTCTTGGCTCTTTCCCCTCATTCTTCACACCGCAATCTtggtgatctttctaaaatgcaaatctagtCATGTCTCTTCTACTTAAAACCTTCCCTGGGTCCCTATTTCCCTCAGGAAAAATGTCTCAGCTTTCTTAGCCTGTAAATGTAAGGCCATTCATGATCAGTTTCTAGCTCTCAGATGCAGCCTGGTTTCTGATTACTGACCCCCAACCTCACCACCTCAACCATCCTCCAAGCATTGATCTTTCTGTCCTTTGACCTCCACATAACCCTTCCCCTATGGGTCTTTGGGGTTCCCTCCACATAGACTGCCCTCCCACCTACTCTTGTGTTCCACCAGGTGATCACATCCCATCACAACCCAAGGAGTTGCCTGAGGAAGCGCGTACTTGCTGGCTGGCTCACCAGTTTCTTGGGACACTTCTGCCAACTAGTGGCTGTTGTGTGAACACGTAGGACCCGGCTGTTAACCTCAACCTCTCATGCATTCAGAGAGCATTGATTGCTTTGGAGAAAACCTTTCACTGGGACTATTACAACAAATCCATTTGGTGACCCTGCCTCCAGCACCTCGGAATGACCCTCCTAAAGCAGTGTCTGACCACATTTCTCTACAGCTTAATGCTCCCCACTGTCTCATGGTAAAGCCCAAATTCCTTCACCAAGCAGTCAAGAACTTTCACATTCTGTTCCTTGGAGACCTTATCTCCCAAAAACCTCCTTCAACACCCTAAGATCCAGCTAAGCTGATGTACTCAGTGTCCCCTGGACAGCTCCTCACCTAACTGTCTAATCTTAAGACTTTGTGTTCAAGCTTCTACCTTCTCTGGGGCTGCAACTGGTCTTTCCAAAGGCTGTTTGATATCAGAAAGACCAAATTAACTTCACTTTCTCTATAAGTCATATATATTGATTCCTTCCACTGCCACTTACTGAGTAAATACTCTTTACCAAACCTTCTCCTAAGCTGTGTGGTATCTTGGAAAGAGCATTGTTTCTAGAGTCAGAGCTGATTTCAGATTCTGGCTCCGTGACTTAGCTGAATAACCATGGGTAAGTCAGTTTACCTTtctcatcttcagtttcctcatctgttgtGATATTAAGATGATATAAGATGTGTGTGCAATGCAGGTGTCAGTTAGAGTTACTCTATATTCCCCCTTCCAGCCCCTTTCATAAAGTCTGGTACTCACCCCCAAGGTTTCTGTGAATTCCCAGGGATCTCTTCCATTCTCAAACTCATCTCTAGCTCTGATGGTCGGCATCTCCTAAACCACCTGGTACAGGTTCCCAGTGCAAGCTCTTTCCTGTTATAGAACTCAtatcttttcatcatttttactTCATTCACCTACTGGGCGCCAGGCATTGTTCCAGAGCTAGGGATACAACAGTTAACAAAACAAAGatttgccttcatggagcttacattctggtgggGGAAGCAGCAATCAACAACCAACAAATGTATAATAAAGCATCAGATGGTGATTTGTGTTACAGGGGAAAAAGACAAACCAAAGGACAGAAGATGACGGGTGTCAGGGTGGGGCAGGTGGATCAATTTTAGATGAGATACTTTAAAGGTCTTCCTCAGGGAGTGATATTTGAACAAACTTGACTAAAATGAGGGACAAAATCATACACATAATCTGGGGGAAAGGCTTTTCTAAACCAAGAGAATAGCGAGTCCAAAGGTACAAAGGAAGGACCACATCTGGTGTGTTGGAGGACCAGCAAGGAGGCCAGGATGGCTGGACCAGGGCGACAGGGAGATGAGGTCAGAAGAGGTGGAAGGATGCTAGATCACGTAGGGCCTTATGCATCATATAAgatctttgggttttgtttttgtttttgttttaatataagaagagatTTCAcagttttgatattttgtttggGTTAATTATAATACACAGTGATGCTCAGCAGGTTAGTTATTATAGGATTAGTGAGCAAATCCAGCCTCCTATGACGTACTTTACAACTTGGAGGGGACCAGTGCAATTCCAACATTGCAACACATGTAGTTTTCTAGAATGAAAATATAGTTGGAAGGTGACAACAACCCATGGAAGAGAATTACGAAAAAAAACCTCTGACTCTTATAGAAATTTCATTGCCTTTCCCAGTAAGGAGTCAGAAATTTCAGTTGCTCTCCAAGATAGAAGTAAGTATAAATAAGAAGCATAAATTTAAcctaaactttttaaaagctggGAGGTAGatattctctctcctccctcctttctatGCAGAGAGTACCTGATCTCTTGGTATCTTGTACTTTCAAAACACTTGTGTCAACAGACTTCACTCAGAGTTTCTCAGGAAATGCCATTGATACCATCGATACTAGGGTTTAAATCTAATGTTAAACGAGGCAAATCAAAATATTTTGGGGCTTATAGTTTATTTCCACAAACCCTACTGCAGAATGTGATGTAATTATAGGGTGTCttagcctcccccacccccaccacagccTGTTGACACCCCACCTTGACATCTGGTTCTCAGTGATACCCTTGAGAATCTGATAGAGTCAGAAGTGTGGGACCATCCTGCCCAGGCAGGAATCCCCGTCACcttctatttgtctttttacGGAAGTGGGAGTGGAGGCTGACGTGGGACATAGTTAATAACACCTACCCCACAGAACTGTGAGGATCGGGCAAGACCAAGTTAGTATACTCTTAATGTAGTGCTTGATCATAGAAATGGTAAAAATTAGGAGGTATGATTATTTTCTGATACCTTATTTCTCTATCCCCGTCATTGGCCAAGATTACAGCTAGCTAATCTTCCTAACTAAAGGCTGAGTAAGAGGAAGCCAGGGTGAGTGCGGGCTTCTCCCCGTCTCTCTGCTTGGAGGTTACATATATTCACGGCCACAGTGGTCCCTGGTAGCCAAGTTTCTATCTTTAACACC
The Camelus dromedarius isolate mCamDro1 chromosome 14, mCamDro1.pat, whole genome shotgun sequence genome window above contains:
- the SLC2A1 gene encoding solute carrier family 2, facilitated glucose transporter member 1; its protein translation is MEPSSKKLTGRLMLAVGGAVLGSLQFGYNTGVINAPQKVIEEFYNQTWIHRYGERISPSTLTTLWSLSVAIFSVGGMIGSFSVGLFVNRFGRRNSMLMMNLLAFVSAVLMGFSKLGKSFEMLILGRFIIGVYCGLTTGFVPMYVGEVSPTALRGALGTLHQLGIVVGILIAQVFGLDSIMGNEELWPLLLSVIFIPALLQCVLLPFCPESPRFLLINRNEENRAKSVLKKLRGTADVTRDLQEMKEESRQMMREKKVTILELFRSPAYRQPILIAVVLQLSQQLSGINAVFYYSTSIFEKAGVQQPVYATIGSGIVNTAFTVVSLFVVERAGRRTLHLIGLAGMAGCAVLMTIALALLEQLPWMSYLSIVAIFGFVAFFEVGPGPIPWFIVAELFSQGPRPAAIAVAGFSNWTSNFIVGMCFQYVEQLCGPYVFIIFTVLLVLFFIFTYFKVPETKGRTFDEIASGFRQGGASQSDKTPEELFHPLGADSQV